The genomic window AAAAAATACAACATTGTTTGGGTGGATAATGATGTCTACTCTAAACACTAAAACCACATACAACAGAGAtataagaaaaggaagggaagagagcaaTTGGCAGGTTGAAGATATGAAATTAAAAAGGCATTCCAGTGAGAGGCTCAGAATGTGTGTCCAAGGagaaatgttctcctttatttaAGAATGGGTTACCTGAGAATTTTTATATCACACTGTTCCTTAATGGACAGAAACAACTATAGCAGAAGTTCTTTGATCGAAGAGAAGTCTTCATTCCCATTCACATTAAAAAGCCATCCTCTTCAACTTTTCCCATTAAATAAGAGTTTTAAATGAACACAAATAGTTAAGTGCAATTTCACAAATGAAATATGTGCAATTAATGAAAACATAAAGATAAACTACATATAATGTTATATAAGGCTGGAGTGTTTACCAATTCCAGATATGATAAAGATCAGAACAATGTGAGTTCTACTGAGGACATGTCCCCCTTTGCCAAGCCTGTAATAATAGGAAACGGTAAGTCAAATCCTGTATGATTTACTGTAACCACCAAACTAACAAATACTGTTCCATTTCTAGTTATTGAACCCATAAGGGGTTTGTGCTTCAAGTGAACAGTTATTGGGGACACTCAGAAGTATTCCTGCACAAGGTTCATAAGATTCAGGGCTTTCACAACAAGCTTTTAGTGTCAAGTTGCTTCAGAAGCTTTTTCCAAATTCATCGCTTTGGAACATGAATGATTCTacagaaaggaatggaaaggataaGTTCTACAAAGACCTACACACAATCTGAATTTTTGCCCTTACAATACACTGTATCAATTTAAACAGAaatattaaatcattttaaaatttacttaTGTTCTTCTTCAGGCTGGCAATTTAATCAAAAAAGTACACTTGGTCAAAAGATGAAAAGGTCCCAGTGTAGAGAGGATTAAAATTATAAATCAGTGCATCAGCCTCAGCCTTTTTGCTGGAAAAATGGTGATTGCTCTTCCGGGCTGCAAAATATTGGACAAATATGGATTATTTCATGTCATCATCTTGTACAATCCCAATTCTTTTGTTAACATTATGCTTAGAGACTCTAACACTAAATATAATCCAAAAACTTCCCGATTATTACAGTTTAGAGGATATGTCCCAGACTTAAAGCTCTTTCTTCTTTCAACCTGCCCTCCTTGTAGTTTCTGTGAAACACCATATTTAAAGAGAACAGGGGAAATGTATTTGACTGAAATTAGCATTGGAAAATCCCAGGTTTATATTGGGTAAAAGGTAGATGTCTTTTTCACAAAAGACAAGCAACTGGTCAAAGGTTATTGTGGAATAAGTCTTGCTCAGTGTAGTTGAAGTAAAGTATAATTTTCAATATTGCAGCCCCCATATCTAACCATTCAGTCAAGTAATAAAATACAATCTATGAAATATGCTATATTTCCAACAAATATTCCATTAATAAGAATTTCATATTTGCGGTACAAACACTGTTAAAACATAATGATCcttttctttttgctcttttttttaaagaaatgtttcatTATATCCACTCATATCCCTTACCAAGGTTACTTACCTTCATTGACTAAGAAGTTAGCTAGGAAAAATGTTACTTTTATAGATGCTGATGAATGTGGAATGCCAGTTGAATTTTTCCAttcaaatggatttttttctGGATGCCACTGAACACCATAAATAGGGTATCTGTAAGCtacaaaaacagaaaaactaaATTACCAAACTTACCCACCTTATCATCTTCAGAGACAAGTTATTGGAAGATCTTGAAACTATGAGTTGCTTCATGTCAAGATGTGGggtgtaaatttaataaataaaacttaataactaaataaataggaACAAAGAGCAGAATCTCAAAATTATCAGCCAATGTACTGCTCAATAACTCTTCATAAAGTAAGACTCTATGTTGTCAAAATGGCTATATTGAAGGGAATTCTTATTACAGAAGCTTTCATGACAATGTCTCTTTTCAGTCTTGATTATAAAGACTAATAGGTCTACTctttaaaaattagaatatagACCAGAGACCACTGTGCCATCCATTCCAGTATTGCCTGTTTTGGCAGTAGCTTACTTCTTTGCTCACTTGATCACTTGAACTATGATTATTTTAAACTAAAGGTATAGAGTTAGTACTCTGTTGCTAAACTATGGTACTATTAAgcacagcttttttaaaaaatgcaattaagaAATAGTAGTATATACTACTAATTTAACTAAACTaacataaattaatataataattctAATTTGATAACACTTTCATTGGTCAATAATCTGAAAACTAAAGAATATACCTCAACTGAATATGAGAACATTTGCAACTGTCTACTTCCACCGAAGGTTTacttgataaaatacaatttacatTAACTTCCACTAACATAAGCATGCCATAAGAGCATAAGAGTTTTAGTCAGACACATATGAAAGTACATAAATCAGGGAGAACAATAGATGATGGCCACAGAAAATTTCAGAGTTATGTTTTCTTCAGCCTTCCTATTTCCTCTACTAATGTAAAATCTGTAAAATGACATCATTCTGTTGCATGTTTTCTAATTCTCCTTTGTTTTGTTTGTAAAAATAGAATAGTGGAATGCAATGACCTAACAATAAACACAATAAAACATGCAGTTTTAAATGTATAAGGAAAAGACAGAGGTAGAATAACCTCTGGAATCCATCTTATATTATTTGAACAAATGGGTCCTTCTTCTTTACTGTGACCACAGTGTAGGGATAGAGGAAAGGTTACGTAAAGACATGCTCAGCAAACTGCCATGACCTCAGTAACTGGTTACCTCTTAACCTATGAGCTCCCCTAATTAGCAGAACCAGGCACTACCAGAAACTATTGAGTTATGTGAGATTCTATCCTGGGTGGGAtgttcttagagattgacaaggagaatatgccaattattggtattggtattttggtattttattatttgtatgccgcccttctccgggaggactcagggtggtgaacaattcaaaggggaaaaaaggggggaacataaaagacaaaatacaaataataaaagtagacaacagtcgcacaaccatacatgtcgagaggggagggaactcatcacccccaggcctgccggcaaagccaggttttgacggcttttcggaaggcctggagagaggtgagggtccgaatccctgcagggagttcattccagagggccggagctgccacagagaaggccctcccccaggtaatagccaggtggcattggctggtagatggcacccggaggaggccaaccctgtgagatctaatgggtctgtgggaggtaattggcagcaggcggtctctcaagtacccagatccaataccatgaagggctttataagttacgactagcaccttgaagcgtatccggagactgatcagtaaccagtgcagctcgcggaggataggtgtaacgtgggtgtaccatgTTACACCTACAATGCTGTTGCTATATGCACATTGCTTTGCTTGTAAAAgctgtataaaaagaataaaccctGCAAAGGCAGGGAGGCATTTTGGAACGAACCCTGTATGATTGATTTTTGAACCCATCACCACGGCAGTTTCTGTGACCTTCAGCAGATGTTTTGAAGTgggtagaaaagaaagagaaaacctaTTCCACCATGTTGTCAGTACAAAAACTGTTTCACTAATAGGCTACCCATGCAGTGGCTACAATTTTTAGTTCTAGACAGCATTTAGAAATTAATTAGGTATTACCTTCCATGGTGGATATGAATTCCACATTATGAAAATTAGTTGTTAAGATCTTATAAAAGTTGCGCAGTTTCTCATTTTTTGtgtaattctgtaaaaaaaaggtAATCATGATTTagactaattttttaaaataaatttatctgCATCATTTTATCACAATTTCTCCGTGGCGCCCAGGTGGATCCCTTCTCCAACTTTGCACCAACTTATTCAGTCCAAATTTCCAAGTTTGGCCTTCAACCCACCTTTTGTGTCTCTAATGCACCTTGAGACCACAGACAGGTCTCATGAAAGTAGAGGCAAGAGTATGGGCAACCATATTCAACTACTAGGTAGACTACTCTTTCCCCCTCTTGGTCTTGTCCAAATAACTATGTGGGATGATTTTCAGTTCACATGGGGGAGAAAACAGTGACATCTAAAATATCATCATTGGGATTCTTTCCTTCTAGTCAGCATGGGATATGATTAGGCCAAAGTTCTCAATAAACAGCATTTATCAGATGCAGAGAACCAATTGGACCTAGCCAGGTTCCCAACCTTTATCAACTATGAGTCCAATAGGTAGTCCGCCTCCTCTCATGGCATATTTAAAAAACATTCAAGTACCTAACCACCCAAGGGCCTTTACTCTGACAAAATGTCAGGCCTTCTTCTCAGCTGTACTTGAAAACTAATACAGGGAGATTCCCTACCCTAAAAAGACAACATCTCTATGACTCTGGTCATTTAGAAACTACAGAATATGTACTTCTACAATGCTTATATTAAAAAGATATTCATCCTAGCCTCATTTCGCCATTATTGCATACATACTCAGGATATCAATCCTGATACAACATACAATGGTACCCTATTCTTCACGCTTAAAATTATGTCAGACCTGTGCCACAAATCAGGTTTCATGAGCAGCTAGACCAGGGTGTCAAAACTCTCAGGTCGCAGGCCGGATGTATCACGTGCTAGACCCGGGTTAGTGAAGAGgtaaaaagtcccaatatgtcatgtgacaacgcCATGACaatgagagtttgacacccctgacctagaccaTTATTATAGAATGTATTATATTATGATAAATCTATTTTGCCAGGCTTTTTAATGCCCATTTATTATTCCTACCCCTCCTTTTagacttttttatattttttatttagctttttttctaactttatttttgcattttatatttttttatgctTTAAAATTCTTTGTATACCCCTCCTCCTTATGCTGGTCTTTGACAGCAATTGACAAGAAATTACCTGCATAGATAGGCTCCAGAAATGAAAGTGTGAAGATACAGGCTCTGAAGCTAACAGTTCATATATCTCTTCAGGAAAATCCTGGAACATCTTACTGTGGTTTGAAGCTTATttccaaaagcaaaacaaaatgaaacactaCTCATCAACATCGAGAAGAGCAATGATTGGGTTCAAATTCTATGTTAGGCTGCATACCACAATTTGTAAACCGTAGTCGTTATATTCACCAACTTGCTAAGTCAAAATGCAACATCTGAATTGTGTCAACCAATATTGCCAATTGACTGCTAGGCACTCTTTTGCTTGCTCAGATTTGGACTGGAGACCAAAGTCAAGCCTCTATCCTTCTTGGGCAGATGGCCACTTAACCTTCCTGCTGCAGAAATTTGTGTCAAATGCTTAATTATGCCCAGCAGCCAATCCGGAGGGACATATTTGACATGCTCACATATGAAAATAGTGATAGATAATGAAAGATAGATAATGAGATCCTGAATGGGACTCTAAATTTTCTTATTCCTCATTCAGCTTTTATACATTGAAAGTATTAGTGTCATGATTATTCAAATATATTGTCcttaatacatattttaaaacaattcctTGTAaacagcttttcaatttaatcaAGAAAATTATAACCCACATATTTCTGAAGAAATGAGTGTCACAACAGTAGGGAGCTAGAAATTACACTGTATTATTCCTAACTCAGTCCTGCTGTCATTAAAAAGAATGTATGACTTGAGTGTCGTTTTCCTCTTTCTATTCCGAACAAGCAGAAACTTTTGTTTTTATAGCAAAAAGGTATTGTCAGCATAGAGGTTGAGTACTTTTGAGCTGCACTAGATTTGGACTAGATTCAGGAATTAGTCACAAGATAGAAGCAGAAAGACACTGATCCACCCAAATACTGTACAAATACAGTATTTGTATACAGTTCTTCGCTTTAACTCtgaaaatattatattattaggAAAAACTACTGAATATGCTGAGCTGTCAAGAATTCTTATTGTATTTCTATTACAAATAGCTAAGGAAATGCAGCTATTCTGTTCATTTTCATAGGGGAAAGGTTAACTGTCCTGTGTCATGCATTCCTTAAACTACTACTTCATTGAGCTTAGATCATGTTATATTTGCTAAAACTTGTGAATTTTCACCTTGAGTAAAATTCAGCGGCATTGTGAAGCCATTTGTATTTGTCCGAACGAGCAAGTTTTCTCCACTCGTGAGATAGGTGAGCAATTCGTGTCCTAAGCATGTCCCCCAAATGGGAAAGTAATCTTCTCTATCATTGGCCTAGAAAATGGCAATGGGAAAAAACGACCAGGTCAATACACAAGATCATAGATTAATCactaaatgttttgaattataaCATCCATCAATCCCAATCAGCAGTCATCACATTAGAACTATATTTGACTTCCAAAGCCATTCAGATAAAACCTTCATTCTCCATTAAAACAACAAAGCAGTCTAGACATGACAGAGTATATTTTGCCTTGAGAGAGAAAGTGGGGGGATATAaatcaagcaaacaagcaaaattAAATTAACACAATAACTGTAGCTTTGAGAACAGAGTCGATGAGTGTGGGCAAACATTCCACAAGTAGGGTTTCTTAATTGAATTgacatattttcttttcaaaaatcaaTGTCCAGTTGTTTATAATTAGCAGAAACATAAGCATTGATTGGCCCAAATCCTGTATTAAACTAATACAGACTAAAATGAGGCTAAGGGCGAAGGGAATTTAATATGCCGTTGCAAGATAATAGGATTTATATTTGAAATGCATCTATCAGAAGTATTTTATTTACATGTATCACACTCTCATCAAGATAATCCTGTTTTACATAGTAGATATATCAATTGAAGCACACACACCTCAATTAACTATTGAAGCACACATACTTCTATTGACAAGGTTATGCAAGCTGAAAAATGTGTAAACATGACTCACCTACAGCCTTCATGTCTCAAACATTAATACAGCTTGACTTGAATGCTAGAACACTTACCTCTAGTGCttttgtatagaatattttagcCACTCTGGAAAATTCAGAAGTTTCAAGATCAACACCACCTCCCGGAAAAAGTATTCTAAGAAAATATGGTTACAACAATTTGATTATCAAGAACAACGTCTCAGCTGATTTCAGTTAAATGAGGGTTATAAAGTAAGACCTTTTAATATATACAACAAGCTACAGCAGTAAATGCAACTTAAGCtttatttcagcttcttctttaaTAACTCATTAGTTTGTATATTGCTCTAAAAGTCCAATATCTAAAACGTCTTCCAGTTCTAGTCTGCACTTACTTTAAATGCAAATTAGAATGTAGTTCAACAGCAATCAATGTTATATTTATTAAAAGAACCAGAGAAACAGATGAACTACCATTCTGGAAACATACAGTATTTAACTTTGGGCTAAGAAGCATTCAGTCCTTCAGAGATCATACTTCCAAACTTCATGCATCATTAAAATGATATATTCCTGATATATTCCTATTTGCATTGCTACAATTTATTATTCTCaataatgtaaaggtaaaggttcccctggcatatatgtgctagttgtttccgaatGTAGAgggcattgctcatctccgtttcaaagccgaacagccagcactgtccgaagacgcctccatggtcatgtggccggcattgactaaatgccgaaggcacacggagcacttaccttcccacaaaaggtggttcctatttttctacttgccttatgtgctttcaaactgctaggttggcagaagttttgACATGTAACAAGAGCACACTCCAGAatgcggcgctagagattcaactcactgaactgccaaccttctgatcgacaagctcagcatcttagccactgagctacctcaGTAACTTTTTTATTTATCAAGTACTTTACAAATTTTCTCAAATTGTGTTTCTTATAAGGCAGGCTGTTCTCTGTAATAGTCATCCTATGAATTTTCCTGGCTGGAAACTAAAATCAAGATCTTCAGTATCATTTTGATATCTTGATACTCCTTCCCCTATAACTAACTTTACTGTTATAccagaggcgggttcctaccagttcgcacctattcggtagaaccggtgcgtcaaatctaccgaacaggttagaagaggttccaccagtggacccggaaagcaggccacacctacagaagaggttccaaaattttttgaaacccaccactggtccttggatatgattattctacactatcatgctcatatttataaaactcagtgcctctgtgaaaggtaaggatgactactgcatttgtggtgcaatcagaacattgtgtgtgttgaagttgttttaacacaaaccaaagatgccttttaaaaaacaagtttacatcatattcttatgcatgccagtgctgtatgtgaggtaatttaaggtggttctgacaagtgtcgttggcatcttcatatccggtcacataggcagcaagccactcccatccggtcacatgggtggcaagccactcccacaaaggaggccacacccacagagtaggttcgaacaatttttgaaacccaataCTGTGTTTTACTTACCCATTTATAGAACGGAATATCTCATCATATTCTTCATTGGAACGATTCAATCTATAATAATTCAAATGAAAATTTCTAGCCTGAATATGTATCATTCCAATGTTAGATTAGAATTGTCTTAATCactaaatgcaaataaaattcaTCTTTAGTAATACCAGAATGGTTACTCAATATGAATCAACTACTCAAAATAAAAGTTACTATCCTTCTTACAGTACTGTAGATTGACTAGAAAGTGAAATGAATTACACATATGGATTATTATGGAGGAAGCCTGAATTCAAACTGATCACTGAATCACTTTGGAATACTAATACTTTTTGtattagtattgtaatatttttaatgGGATTATTGCAATGGCAACTTTTTCCTCCAAGAATCTTCAAGGCAGCATATATGAATACTCCTGGATCTTCCATCTAATTTTATCTTCAGAACAATCTCAGAGATAATAACTTTAGTGATTTTTTGGCTCAGTAGGTGAATATATTTATATCCTTTTCTTTAGGACCTTAAAGCAGTGTGTATTGCGCTTCCTCCTCCGTTGCCctccacaacaactctgtgagtacAGCTGCACTAAAAGGAGTCAGCTTCCATGCCTGAGGTGAACTTGAACATGGTTTTCCCCAATTCTGGTCCACCATCTTAACCATTGCACTCACTATGATGAGTTTCTGAATATAAATTTGAATGTAGACATTCCTATTCCTAGTACAAGACTCTAATTATTACATATGACATCATATGTGACTGTGATAGCACCAAGAAGTATTAAAGTATTTAATTCCAGTCCTGAAGACTGATATTACAGTTCTTAAGCAGCTTATTCACAACAGCTGCTTCTAATTCCTCAACGTTGAATATTAAGTCCTAAGTACGTTTCTGTGTGATATTATTCAGTATCACATGGTATCTTGAAGACAAATTtaattatatgttttttttttatttctggcaTAGCATGGGAGCAGATAGTTCTTAGCAGCTTACCGTACTGGTATTACTCTTGCTCCAGCTGATTCGATGAATTTCACATAAGAAGCAGCAATGTAAGAACTTCCAAACTTCTGAAAATTTTCAAAAGTTTCCTGAGCTAATATTCCTAAACCAtccagaaaaagagagaatgtatattatatatttgtGCCATTCTAAGACTGTACATAGAGGCTGATGTTAAAATAATAGAGCTGTATTATTGATATATTTTGAAGTATTCAATAATTGTTTGAATCCTTTCAAaaataaatctatctcagcatcaCATGTTGTGCTATGCAATAGGAATGTCACATGTTTCTACATAAACTTGAGAACATGGTGCTTTTCAAATCTTTTGGACTACTGCATTTAATTCCCAGTCAGAATGGTCATCTGGGTCATGCTGACTGGAATTCTAGAAACTTTGATCAGACCACTTGGTTGCCATTAACATGATGTAGAaaacatgtggagactctagagagagtgcagagaagagcaacaaagatgattaggggactggagactaaaacatatgaagaacggttgcaggaactgggtatgtctagtttaagagaaagaagaactaggggagacatgatatcagtgttccaatatctcagggattgccacaaagaagagggagtcaaactattctccaaggcacctgagggtagaacaagaagcaatgggtggaaaccaatcaaggatagaagcaacttagaactgaggagaaatttcctgacagttagaacaattaatcagtggaacagcttgcctccagaagttgtgaatgccccaaactgcaagttttaagaagatgatggatagccatctgtctgaaacagtatagagtttcctgcctaggcagggggttggactagaagacctccaaggtcccttccaactctgctattgtattatattgtattgtattaaatacattttttaaagaaatccagcTTGTTTAAATATGATCTTGGACTAGCTTTGTTCTTCAAAATTTAGTATAAAGAACAGATTTCAATAATTATTTTACCATTTGTGGTACATGTTTTCTATATTGattctaaaaaaaaccctgaacatTGTCCTTTATTTTACGTAGGATGTGTACCAAAACAAGGTGAAATCCTTTCAATCTTTTCCAGTAAATTATGCAATGTCACAGCATGATCTATTGCACAACCATTAGAAAGAGTCATCTGCTCAAAACATTCCCAAATACCAGCTCAACATTCACTAAATGCTGGATCTGACACTTCTTCGTTCCAAGATTTCAGTGACACAGTAAAGAAGTGATAAGAAATAAAATAGCAACTTTAAATAGGAATAGATTAATCACTAAAATCACTAACAATTTTATAAATTCACTTTAAACTgagacagatagtcctcgacttacaaacacaattgagcccaaaagttctgttgATAAGTGAGAAAATTGTTAGGTGACTCTTGCCCCTTtctttaagacctttcttgccacagttgttaaatgaatcacagtaattgttaagttagtaacacagctaaGTGTATCTAGTttcttcattaaccttgcttgtgAGAGAGTCACAAAATGTGattacatgatcctgggacactgcaactgaac from Thamnophis elegans isolate rThaEle1 chromosome 8, rThaEle1.pri, whole genome shotgun sequence includes these protein-coding regions:
- the GGH gene encoding gamma-glutamyl hydrolase — its product is MAKGLQVRGAWGLLAFCCCSAVSFVLRNENERPIIGILAQETFENFQKFGSSYIAASYVKFIESAGARVIPVRLNRSNEEYDEIFRSINGILFPGGGVDLETSEFSRVAKIFYTKALEANDREDYFPIWGTCLGHELLTYLTSGENLLVRTNTNGFTMPLNFTQASNHSKMFQDFPEEIYELLASEPVSSHFHFWSLSMQNYTKNEKLRNFYKILTTNFHNVEFISTMEAYRYPIYGVQWHPEKNPFEWKNSTGIPHSSASIKVTFFLANFLVNEARKSNHHFSSKKAEADALIYNFNPLYTGTFSSFDQVYFFD